The following coding sequences are from one Sulfurimonas crateris window:
- a CDS encoding SDR family oxidoreductase: protein MSKVVLITGASSGMGALSAKLLSDNGYTVYAGTRDEGASPGDGSLKNIYIDVTKTDTIKKAINTIITNEGKIDVLVNNAGYGLLSTLEDGTDEEIFNQFDVNVFGLIKTTREVLPHMREAKSGVIINISSFLGKMGLPLLSHYNASKYAVEGIVDSLRFETLPFGIRVHSIQSGLFGTNFVKKGLIANAKTTSEESPYKEVVAHFVPIVAKAINEGPSPQPIADAIKMIIENENAPIAVPVGVEATTFVPLRKELSDEAFEQKVKETFGI, encoded by the coding sequence ATGTCAAAAGTAGTTCTAATCACGGGTGCCTCGTCAGGAATGGGTGCACTTAGCGCAAAACTTCTTTCCGATAACGGATACACGGTTTATGCAGGTACGAGAGATGAGGGCGCGTCTCCTGGAGATGGCAGTCTCAAAAATATCTACATAGACGTTACAAAAACCGACACGATCAAAAAAGCTATCAACACTATCATTACAAACGAGGGAAAGATAGATGTCCTTGTTAACAATGCGGGCTACGGTCTGCTCTCTACATTGGAGGACGGAACTGACGAGGAGATATTTAATCAGTTTGACGTAAATGTATTTGGACTTATAAAAACTACCAGAGAAGTTCTTCCGCACATGAGAGAAGCAAAGAGCGGAGTTATCATAAACATCAGTTCGTTTTTGGGCAAGATGGGCTTACCGCTGCTTTCACACTATAACGCTTCAAAATATGCGGTAGAGGGGATAGTGGACTCTCTTAGATTTGAGACACTCCCTTTTGGCATACGTGTTCACTCTATCCAGTCAGGGCTCTTTGGCACGAACTTCGTAAAAAAAGGTCTTATTGCCAACGCAAAGACGACAAGCGAAGAGTCTCCATATAAAGAGGTCGTGGCTCATTTCGTTCCTATCGTTGCAAAAGCTATCAACGAAGGACCTTCGCCTCAGCCTATAGCCGATGCTATCAAGATGATAATAGAGAATGAAAATGCCCCGATCGCCGTTCCTGTTGGAGTAGAAGCTACAACATTTGTTCCTCTTAGAAAAGAGCTTAGCGATGAAGCATTTGAGCAAAAAGTAAAAGAGACTTTTGGCATATAG
- a CDS encoding helix-turn-helix domain-containing protein encodes MNLKSLIGSAIKNRRKELKIAQADLQDYAEIGSTALSNLEQGKANISIDKLEKILEVLGLELVIKVKTKG; translated from the coding sequence ATGAATTTAAAATCTTTAATCGGTTCAGCAATCAAAAACAGAAGAAAAGAGTTAAAAATTGCTCAGGCTGACCTTCAAGACTATGCTGAGATTGGTTCAACGGCTCTATCTAATCTTGAGCAGGGTAAAGCCAATATTTCCATAGATAAACTGGAAAAAATTCTTGAAGTTTTAGGTTTAGAATTAGTAATAAAAGTCAAAACAAAAGGGTAG
- a CDS encoding HipA N-terminal domain-containing protein, with product MQKGIVYKNKLPIGELSRNDKGLYEFFYYEDYLQSENPSAISVNLPLKKELFVSKILFPFFFNLLSEGNLKSMQCRELKIDEDDNFTRLLKTTQENTIGAVTVEEV from the coding sequence ATGCAAAAAGGCATAGTATATAAAAATAAACTCCCTATTGGTGAGCTTAGTAGAAATGATAAAGGGTTATATGAATTTTTTTATTACGAAGATTATCTTCAGTCTGAAAATCCAAGTGCAATTTCAGTCAATTTGCCATTAAAAAAAGAACTCTTTGTATCTAAAATACTATTTCCCTTCTTTTTTAATTTGCTTTCAGAAGGAAACTTAAAATCAATGCAGTGTCGTGAATTAAAGATTGATGAGGATGATAATTTTACAAGATTATTAAAAACTACACAAGAGAATACAATCGGTGCAGTTACCGTTGAAGAGGTATAA
- a CDS encoding type II toxin-antitoxin system HipA family toxin has translation MKPLNFDKTEFYRIRGEMSEKMSISGVQDKISLSFNSNNELVPTNKDGRYILKPIPREHDNTVNLEDIVQNEHLSMQISSQIFKINTAHNALIEFSDGELAYITKRFDYSLNYSEKKIVKVDQEDFASVLEYTSENHSKAYKYESSYEECALKIKEVVAAYIPALEDFYKRVVLNYLIGNADAHLKNFSIIRDVDRADYSLSPNYDILYTKYHLPKEDATMGLELFKEHETNTFGAMGYYTLEDFELFAEMIGIKQKRLEKIYKVILTSRKQVHDLIDSSYMSNTAKESYKESYETRLNRCLFYYIDTYPFRSFAQDTIKKYL, from the coding sequence ATGAAACCTTTAAACTTTGACAAAACGGAATTCTATAGAATCAGAGGCGAAATGTCTGAAAAAATGTCTATCTCCGGTGTACAGGACAAAATATCTCTTAGCTTTAACAGTAACAATGAGCTAGTGCCTACAAATAAGGATGGAAGGTATATCTTAAAGCCTATACCAAGAGAGCATGACAATACAGTAAACTTAGAAGACATTGTACAAAACGAACACCTAAGTATGCAGATATCATCTCAGATATTCAAAATAAATACGGCACATAATGCTCTTATTGAGTTTAGTGATGGAGAACTTGCATACATAACTAAAAGGTTTGATTACTCTCTTAATTACTCAGAGAAAAAGATTGTGAAAGTGGATCAAGAAGATTTTGCATCTGTGCTTGAATATACCTCGGAAAATCATTCAAAAGCGTATAAATATGAATCTAGCTACGAAGAGTGTGCATTAAAAATAAAAGAAGTCGTAGCTGCTTATATCCCTGCACTTGAAGACTTTTATAAAAGAGTTGTACTTAACTATCTTATTGGAAATGCAGATGCTCATTTGAAAAACTTTTCAATAATTCGAGATGTGGACAGAGCTGATTACTCACTATCTCCAAACTATGATATTCTCTACACAAAATATCATTTACCAAAAGAAGACGCTACTATGGGGCTAGAGTTATTTAAAGAACATGAAACAAATACTTTTGGGGCAATGGGTTATTATACATTAGAAGATTTTGAACTCTTTGCTGAAATGATTGGCATAAAACAAAAAAGGCTAGAGAAGATATACAAAGTTATTCTTACAAGCCGCAAACAAGTACATGATTTAATAGACAGCTCTTACATGAGTAACACAGCAAAAGAGTCCTATAAAGAGAGCTACGAAACTAGATTGAATAGGTGCCTATTTTATTATATTGACACTTATCCTTTTAGAAGTTTTGCACAAGATACAATTAAAAAATATTTGTGA
- the argJ gene encoding bifunctional glutamate N-acetyltransferase/amino-acid acetyltransferase ArgJ yields MYNILYSQGGVCASEGFFADGVSAGLKKEGAKDMAFIYSEDECEVASVFTTNKMYAAPIKHFRLMGEFKTNFVLINSKNANAMTGKAGVEDINEVLSNCQSGVKNPIMSSTGVIGVRLPKAKIIEGMKLFDLTKRDSASASKAIMTTDTFAKEVAFKVALDDGSSFNIGAIAKGAGMINPAMATMLCFITTDAKVSKSEMQELLDDVVKTTFNAISVDGDTSTNDTVLVLSNGRSGAYEREAFKEALFKVMHFLALEMVRDGEGATKLVTYKVTGAKDDAEAEIAAKALSDSLLVKTALFGEDPNWGRIASTVGASGVEAYEEKLKISFDNFCVYDRGEILFDAEMEKKCAVVMQHKKFTISCDLGIGEGSFKAYGCDLGHEYVKINADYRT; encoded by the coding sequence TTGTATAATATACTTTATTCACAAGGCGGGGTTTGCGCAAGTGAAGGTTTTTTTGCAGACGGTGTAAGCGCAGGTCTTAAAAAAGAGGGCGCCAAAGATATGGCGTTCATATACAGTGAAGATGAGTGCGAAGTAGCATCCGTTTTTACTACGAACAAGATGTACGCGGCTCCTATAAAGCATTTTCGCTTAATGGGTGAGTTTAAGACAAACTTTGTTCTAATCAACTCAAAAAATGCAAACGCAATGACCGGCAAAGCGGGAGTTGAAGATATAAATGAGGTTCTCTCTAACTGCCAATCAGGTGTTAAAAATCCTATTATGAGCTCAACCGGCGTTATCGGAGTAAGACTTCCAAAAGCAAAAATAATTGAGGGGATGAAACTTTTTGATTTAACAAAAAGAGATTCTGCATCTGCTTCAAAAGCGATAATGACAACCGATACATTTGCAAAAGAGGTAGCTTTCAAGGTTGCTCTGGATGATGGAAGCAGTTTTAACATAGGAGCTATCGCAAAGGGTGCGGGGATGATAAACCCTGCCATGGCAACGATGCTCTGTTTCATAACTACAGATGCAAAAGTAAGTAAAAGCGAGATGCAAGAGCTGCTTGATGATGTTGTAAAAACCACATTTAACGCAATAAGCGTTGACGGCGACACTTCTACAAACGACACAGTTCTGGTGCTCTCAAACGGCAGAAGCGGTGCGTATGAGAGAGAGGCTTTTAAAGAGGCGCTCTTTAAAGTAATGCACTTTTTGGCACTTGAGATGGTTCGTGACGGCGAGGGCGCGACAAAGCTTGTAACCTACAAAGTAACGGGTGCAAAAGATGACGCAGAGGCAGAGATTGCCGCTAAAGCCCTTTCCGATTCACTGTTAGTAAAAACCGCGCTATTTGGCGAAGACCCAAACTGGGGAAGAATCGCTTCAACAGTTGGTGCAAGCGGAGTTGAAGCTTATGAAGAGAAGTTAAAAATCTCATTTGACAATTTTTGCGTTTATGACAGAGGAGAGATTCTTTTTGACGCCGAGATGGAGAAGAAGTGCGCTGTAGTGATGCAGCATAAAAAGTTCACTATCTCTTGCGACCTAGGCATAGGCGAAGGAAGCTTCAAAGCGTACGGATGCGATTTAGGACATGAGTACGTAAAGATCAACGCGGATTATAGAACTTAA